In Helianthus annuus cultivar XRQ/B chromosome 9, HanXRQr2.0-SUNRISE, whole genome shotgun sequence, the following are encoded in one genomic region:
- the LOC110876737 gene encoding uncharacterized protein LOC110876737: MGFPALWRKWISGILSSSRSSILVNGAPSHEFNIERGVRQGDPLSPLLFILAMEALHVATVTANAQGIFKGCKMPNSGPTISHLLYVDDVLFIGEWTDSNFRNLSRLLRCFNLSSGLKVNFDKSNLFGVGVPTESISEKASILRCKTGVFPFTYLGLPLGANMGLVKNWKPIIDRFEAKLTAWKARTLSFGDRLTLIEAVLVVAPKEKGGLGFASLAATNKALMIKWLICFKNEPSSLWARLISVIHAGGRCHSFIPLKSSIGGVWKSLINLGRISQNQPLNVQERMVLRMGNGKKALFWLDIWAGDRPLRDLFPNLYDLESEKRCYVSDRYNINQGSIVWYWGSNNSLSSANQTEVWAECILLMQKVDIQMRPDVWLWKSGSEAADYTVSSVRAELDHIDTINETRVLKWLHLIPKKVNCFYGGWYLIE; encoded by the exons ATGGGTTTTCCTGCTCTATGGCGGAAATGGATCAGCGGCATTCTGTCTTCTTCCAGATCCTCCATACTTGTTAATGGTGCACCCTCTCATGAGTTTAATATTGAGCGTGGTGTTCGTCAAGGCGACCCGCTTTCTCCATTATTATTCATTCTTGCAATGGAAGCACTCCATGTAGCTACTGTCACGGCTAATGCACAGGGCATATTTAAAGGCTGTAAGATGCCAAACAGTGGGCCCACCATCTCACATTTATTATACGTTGATGATGTCTTGTTTATAGGTGAATGGACGGATTCGAATTTTCGAAATCTTTCTAGACTTCTAAGATGTTTCAATCTCTCTTCGGGTCTAAAAGTTAATTTCGACAAAAGTAATCTCTTCGGGGTGGGAGTTCCTACGGAAAGCATATCAGAAAAAGCTTCTATTCTTAGATGTAAAACGGGTGTGTTTCCTTTCACCTATCTTGGTCTTCCATTGGGTGCAAACATGGGTCTGGTCAAGAACTGGAAACCAATAATTGATAGATTTGAAGCAAAACTCACAGCCTGGAAAGCTCGCACACTTTCTTTCGGCGACAGGTTGACATTGATTGAAGCGGTGTTAG TGGTTGCCCCAAAAGAAAAGGGGGGTTTGGGTTTCGCTAGCCTGGCCGCTACAAACAAAGCTTTAATGATTAAATGGTTAATCTGTTTCAAAAATGAGCCATCTTCATTATGGGCCCGTTTAATTTCAGTGATTCACGCTGGTGGAAGGTGTCACTCCTTTATACCGTTGAAAAGCTCCATAGGCGGGGTTTGGAAGTCTCTCATAAACTTAGGTCGGATATCTCAGAATCAGCCTCTCAACGTCCAAGAAAGGATGGTCCTGAGGATGGGTAACGGTAAAAAAGCATTGTTTTGGCTGGATATTTGGGCTGGTGACAGACCACTTCGAGATTTATTCCCGAACTTATACGACCTGGAAAGTGAAAAAAGATGTTATGTTTCGGACAGGTATAACATTAATCAGGGCTCGATTGTTTGGTATTGGGGTAGCAATAACTCTCTATCAAGTGCAAATCAAACTGAAGTTTGGGCCGAATGCATTTTACTTATGCAAAAAGTGGATATTCAGATGAGACCGGACGTTTGGCTTTGGAAGTCAGGTTCTGAGGCTGCCGACTATACGGTCAGTAGTGTTAGAGCTGAACTGGATCATATTGACACCATTAACGAAACACGGGTACTCAAATGGCTTCACTTGATCCCAAAAAAAGTAAATTGTTTTTATGGAGGGTGGTACTTGATAGAATAG